Proteins from a single region of Cystobacter fuscus DSM 2262:
- a CDS encoding fibronectin type III domain-containing protein translates to MRPLSPSQLRLLSCPAGYSVRGRVRVLGPDGTTWHNLSALFERDFLEGVDVDESLDSPVAQATVRVLREVNGLSLAPLVTDSRANNLAGAYSPLLDAGRTFRVEVGLAPLGCEPGPGDWLPLFYGRVDDVDAGDAVLTFKGRDFAGVLQDVWLRQERQYGSTAGTPLQTVCQSILNDSHLSAFGLYVPTDLAWDLGPYNQAVEPVADALAKLATARGAECRWKLRPDTGDWGLWLWVPDRSASEPVWEWGPKDYKEIGGLSTSLADVRTLVEVVYSDASDLDVTGQPKRKTVVREDAAATARYGYRAPDGSMVPRFMRVAEGATSNIRSQAAAGRLADAALADLSSASLGVSVEVALHPGLELADLARLAPNGVHFVDAQTLAVRQVTHSLSASGGTTRMQLLGKPSLSPRAWLGLEARPGVAPAPTFTGPAAPSGLAVTNASTGAVLLFTAPDGTTGPTADSFELHMGATPGFVLSSASLKAVSSSTRFDLTALPPGVTYYARVRSRDKKGNVGPASAEVTLSPRYLYPGTFLPSVTYGALPLNGDFEAHLDAAAPPDGCAMLQGTWGVDAFGDTSLTYSGARSLRLVARTGGTRLGLQPFVARAGERLAVKALFYPQESGVSAGLYVTWLNAAFSSVGTTNVGAEALSGGTWRTLSGYVTVPVQARYARVEVGTGSSISGRSLWVDSVTVEPALTVQAAWATVRHPVLGGNLTDYYNGWAPRVGRPARYRLDTLGEVELTGAMVAPSSGPSSDSTVFILPPGYKSDRVLTFRTHDGSRLLSVNVYPSGEVAVENAAANSEVSLDGFRFQPVS, encoded by the coding sequence ATGCGCCCACTCTCCCCTTCCCAGCTTCGCCTGCTCTCCTGCCCCGCCGGCTACTCCGTCCGGGGCCGCGTCCGCGTGCTCGGCCCGGACGGCACCACCTGGCACAACCTCTCCGCCCTCTTCGAGCGGGACTTCCTCGAGGGAGTGGACGTGGACGAGTCCCTGGACAGCCCCGTGGCGCAGGCGACGGTGCGCGTGCTGCGCGAGGTGAACGGCCTCTCCCTCGCGCCCCTGGTGACGGACTCGCGCGCCAACAACCTCGCCGGCGCCTACTCCCCGCTGCTGGACGCGGGACGCACCTTCCGGGTGGAGGTGGGCCTCGCCCCGCTGGGCTGCGAGCCCGGCCCCGGGGACTGGCTGCCCCTCTTCTACGGGAGGGTGGACGACGTGGACGCGGGCGACGCGGTGCTCACCTTCAAGGGCCGGGACTTCGCCGGCGTGCTGCAGGACGTGTGGTTGCGCCAGGAGCGCCAGTACGGCAGCACCGCCGGCACGCCCCTCCAGACGGTGTGCCAGTCCATTCTCAATGACTCGCACCTGTCCGCCTTCGGCCTCTACGTGCCAACCGACTTGGCCTGGGACTTGGGCCCCTACAACCAGGCCGTGGAGCCCGTGGCGGACGCCCTCGCGAAGCTCGCCACCGCTCGCGGCGCCGAGTGCCGCTGGAAGCTGCGCCCGGACACCGGGGACTGGGGCCTGTGGTTGTGGGTGCCCGACAGGAGCGCCAGCGAGCCCGTGTGGGAGTGGGGCCCGAAGGACTACAAGGAGATCGGCGGGCTCTCCACCTCCCTCGCGGACGTGCGGACGCTCGTGGAGGTGGTGTACTCGGACGCGAGCGACTTGGACGTGACGGGCCAGCCCAAGCGCAAGACGGTGGTGCGCGAGGACGCGGCCGCCACCGCTCGCTACGGGTACCGCGCGCCGGATGGCTCCATGGTGCCGCGCTTCATGCGCGTGGCCGAGGGGGCAACCTCGAACATCCGCTCCCAGGCGGCCGCCGGGCGCCTGGCCGACGCGGCCCTCGCGGACTTGTCCTCGGCCTCGCTCGGGGTGAGCGTGGAGGTGGCGCTGCACCCCGGGCTCGAGCTGGCCGACCTGGCGCGCCTCGCCCCCAACGGGGTGCACTTCGTCGACGCCCAGACGCTCGCGGTGCGGCAGGTAACCCATTCCCTCTCCGCCAGCGGTGGCACCACGCGCATGCAGCTGCTCGGCAAGCCGAGCCTCAGCCCGCGGGCCTGGTTGGGACTCGAGGCCCGGCCCGGCGTGGCCCCTGCCCCCACCTTCACCGGCCCGGCCGCGCCCTCGGGGCTCGCCGTCACCAACGCCTCCACCGGTGCCGTGCTGCTCTTCACCGCCCCGGACGGCACCACCGGCCCCACCGCGGACAGCTTCGAGCTGCACATGGGCGCCACGCCGGGCTTCGTCCTCTCCAGCGCCAGCCTCAAGGCCGTGAGCAGCTCCACGCGCTTTGATTTGACCGCCCTGCCCCCGGGCGTCACCTACTACGCGCGTGTGCGCAGCCGGGACAAGAAGGGCAACGTGGGCCCGGCCTCGGCGGAGGTGACGCTGTCGCCCCGCTACCTCTACCCGGGGACATTCCTGCCCAGCGTCACCTACGGCGCCCTGCCCCTCAACGGAGACTTCGAAGCCCACCTGGACGCAGCCGCGCCGCCGGACGGGTGCGCCATGCTGCAGGGCACCTGGGGCGTGGACGCCTTCGGGGACACCTCGCTCACCTACTCCGGCGCGCGCTCGCTGCGCCTGGTGGCCCGGACGGGAGGGACGCGCCTGGGGCTGCAGCCCTTCGTGGCCCGGGCCGGGGAGCGCCTCGCCGTGAAGGCTCTCTTCTACCCCCAGGAGAGCGGCGTGAGCGCGGGCCTCTACGTCACCTGGCTCAACGCCGCCTTCTCCTCCGTGGGCACCACCAACGTGGGGGCCGAGGCGCTCTCCGGCGGCACGTGGCGGACGCTCTCCGGCTACGTCACCGTGCCCGTCCAGGCCCGCTACGCACGCGTGGAGGTGGGCACCGGCTCAAGCATCAGCGGCAGGAGCCTCTGGGTGGACTCGGTGACGGTGGAGCCTGCTCTCACCGTGCAGGCCGCGTGGGCGACGGTGCGCCACCCCGTGCTGGGCGGCAACCTCACCGACTACTACAACGGCTGGGCCCCTCGGGTGGGCCGGCCGGCGCGCTACCGGCTGGACACCCTGGGCGAGGTGGAGCTCACCGGGGCGATGGTCGCCCCCTCCTCGGGGCCGTCCTCGGACTCGACAGTCTTCATCCTCCCCCCAGGCTACAAGTCGGACAGGGTGCTGACCTTTCGCACCCACGATGGGAGTCGGCTGCTCAGCGTCAACGTCTACCCCAGCGGCGAGGTGGCGGTGGAGAATGCCGCGGCCAACTCGGAGGTGTCCCTGGACGGCTTCCGCTTCCAGCCCGTCAGCTGA
- a CDS encoding phage major capsid protein, with protein sequence MKLTPEQQKYIDEQVAKQLKAKQKELNALISKGVADELAARPAAPAPAPAPSAGATPGERRKTLKQFFGLSAKASYLQAAAAGGHVNQTLADAAAKAATELGSRFAAKAEGPNGAVVTTGGALMSEEWSTDIIGMLRDVMVLQAAGVRVEAVHGSKKNLGKLNSGATAEFVEPGQSPTPSNIDTGMVILAPKKCMGLIEPTKDMLRDPSFLGSEATFTDDLLAAIGLKADLECLVGDGTGPRPLGLVRQIVAANKFSLTVPITSANLAAIITALDKAERLVRESKHTFQGAKPGWVMTSKTLMALKSLRDNAGWVFRQQLDQGMLNGYPFHVTDSTSGKGKGGKDFIIFGLWDTATFGMAFGGGEAPENGIIVEMSEPKFSQDLATFKGITYVDVKLRYNNTFAVIEELTFQ encoded by the coding sequence ATGAAGCTCACCCCCGAGCAGCAGAAGTACATCGACGAGCAGGTGGCCAAGCAGCTCAAGGCCAAGCAGAAGGAACTCAACGCGCTGATCTCCAAGGGCGTCGCGGACGAGCTCGCCGCGCGGCCCGCGGCTCCCGCCCCGGCCCCCGCCCCATCGGCGGGAGCCACCCCGGGCGAGCGGCGCAAGACGCTCAAGCAGTTCTTCGGGCTGTCGGCGAAGGCCAGCTACCTCCAGGCGGCCGCGGCCGGAGGGCACGTCAATCAGACGCTCGCCGACGCGGCCGCCAAGGCGGCGACGGAGCTGGGCTCGCGCTTCGCCGCCAAGGCGGAGGGGCCCAACGGGGCGGTGGTCACCACTGGCGGCGCGCTCATGTCCGAGGAGTGGAGCACCGACATCATCGGCATGCTCCGCGACGTCATGGTGCTCCAGGCAGCGGGCGTGCGCGTCGAGGCGGTGCACGGCTCGAAGAAGAACCTGGGCAAGCTCAACTCGGGCGCCACGGCCGAGTTCGTCGAACCGGGCCAGTCGCCCACGCCGAGCAACATCGACACGGGCATGGTCATCCTCGCGCCGAAGAAGTGCATGGGCCTCATCGAGCCGACGAAGGACATGCTGCGCGATCCCAGCTTCCTCGGCAGCGAGGCCACCTTCACCGACGACTTGCTCGCCGCCATCGGCCTCAAGGCGGACCTCGAATGCCTCGTGGGTGACGGCACGGGCCCGCGCCCCCTCGGGCTGGTGCGGCAAATCGTGGCGGCCAACAAGTTCTCGCTCACGGTTCCCATCACCAGCGCCAACCTCGCCGCGATCATCACCGCCCTGGACAAGGCCGAGCGCCTGGTGCGCGAGAGCAAGCACACCTTCCAGGGCGCCAAGCCGGGCTGGGTGATGACGAGCAAGACGCTGATGGCGCTCAAGAGCCTGCGCGACAACGCCGGCTGGGTCTTCCGGCAGCAGTTGGATCAGGGGATGCTCAACGGCTACCCCTTCCATGTCACCGACAGCACCAGTGGCAAGGGCAAGGGCGGGAAGGACTTCATCATCTTCGGCCTCTGGGATACCGCCACCTTCGGCATGGCATTTGGCGGCGGCGAGGCGCCCGAGAACGGCATCATCGTCGAAATGAGCGAGCCGAAGTTCTCCCAGGATCTGGCCACCTTCAAGGGCATCACCTACGTGGACGTGAAGCTGCGCTACAACAACACCTTCGCCGTCATCGAGGAGCTCACCTTCCAGTGA
- a CDS encoding HK97 family phage prohead protease — protein sequence MKLPPTPPTDGVLKSLGHLVRKSEGASGKPVFRITSDVLDRHNDRVRTGALKTQSFEKNPVLLWDHQHGVPALGTARVFQEGDEWFMEPAFDGIGNLSKEVGAKVEAGTLSTCSIFFRFSKYEPNAEGGLDYEECELLEVSITNIPANPEACRVKNQGQQKKNGDAPTPPPEESGKDAEGQDLGALLDEKLGPLVEALGKLTQALAAKAEEPAEDPTDTEEEAGKGDDEPPAPPAEAPTEAKSLKRFRSPFVCG from the coding sequence ATGAAGCTGCCTCCCACCCCGCCCACCGATGGCGTGCTCAAGTCGCTCGGCCACCTGGTGCGCAAGTCCGAAGGCGCCAGCGGCAAGCCGGTGTTCCGCATCACCTCGGACGTGCTGGACCGGCACAACGACAGGGTACGGACTGGCGCGCTGAAGACGCAGTCCTTCGAGAAGAACCCCGTCCTGCTCTGGGACCACCAGCACGGAGTTCCGGCGCTGGGTACCGCGCGCGTCTTCCAGGAGGGGGACGAGTGGTTCATGGAGCCCGCCTTCGACGGCATCGGCAACCTGTCGAAAGAGGTGGGCGCCAAGGTGGAGGCGGGCACCCTGAGCACCTGCTCCATCTTCTTCCGCTTCTCCAAGTACGAGCCGAACGCCGAGGGCGGGCTCGACTACGAGGAGTGCGAGTTGCTCGAAGTCTCAATCACAAACATCCCCGCCAACCCCGAGGCCTGCCGCGTGAAGAACCAAGGACAACAGAAGAAGAATGGCGACGCCCCCACCCCGCCTCCCGAGGAGTCGGGCAAGGACGCCGAAGGGCAGGACCTGGGCGCGCTCCTGGACGAGAAGTTGGGTCCTCTCGTGGAGGCCCTCGGCAAGCTCACCCAGGCCCTGGCCGCCAAGGCCGAGGAACCGGCCGAGGACCCCACCGACACCGAGGAGGAGGCGGGCAAGGGAGATGACGAGCCGCCCGCGCCTCCCGCCGAGGCGCCCACCGAGGCGAAGTCCCTGAAGCGCTTCCGCTCGCCCTTCGTGTGCGGCTGA
- a CDS encoding phage portal protein, which produces MARPSFGTRFKAALAGFLLPGSGRPLVHGIPINPFTPRRGSRAVCSAYRTNGWLRAVADTVAESVATPRWRVLKATTPKGKALLATCKRLSTEARTRTGALERHHVQAKGLARGDLVELDTHELLTLLEHPHPDFTGRSLRKVQQLHLDLPGESFLWLRRSTYGSVVGYEVVPPACVLQTPTQTGAGYLVVYNNFSGMVSRSEMVWLRHLDPDNLHARGVGRGLALGDELDASEAIQQTLKSTFERGGLPAAIVGVDGGTAGDGEDEVEDLRAKYEERFSGPDSAGLVWFVNGKTTLSQVQQDFRALQLVEAEKSLRDYVRQVYNVPPELVGDLTSANRSTSEEAKYTLAEYATLPRLEFLRTEYQLRLVPLVDRDAVLEYDDPRPHSWERRLKAMTSAYGPHVLMNEARELAGLAPDSKLNGVRFQPLPGAQPVQDGPPEPHNEPPPRGPAKG; this is translated from the coding sequence ATGGCGCGCCCCTCTTTCGGCACCCGTTTCAAGGCGGCCCTGGCGGGCTTTCTCCTGCCGGGCAGCGGACGTCCGCTCGTCCACGGCATCCCCATCAACCCCTTCACCCCGCGGCGCGGCTCTCGCGCGGTGTGCTCGGCCTACCGCACCAACGGCTGGCTGCGCGCGGTGGCGGACACGGTGGCGGAGTCCGTGGCCACGCCCCGGTGGCGGGTGCTCAAGGCCACCACACCCAAGGGCAAGGCGCTGCTCGCCACGTGCAAGAGACTCAGCACGGAGGCGCGCACCCGGACGGGCGCGCTCGAGCGCCACCATGTGCAGGCCAAGGGACTCGCCCGGGGAGACTTGGTGGAGCTCGACACCCACGAGCTGCTCACCCTGCTCGAGCACCCCCACCCCGATTTCACTGGCCGCTCCCTGCGCAAGGTGCAGCAGCTGCACCTCGACTTGCCCGGCGAGTCCTTTCTCTGGCTGCGCCGCTCCACGTATGGCTCGGTGGTGGGCTACGAGGTGGTGCCCCCCGCGTGCGTCCTCCAGACGCCCACCCAGACGGGCGCGGGCTACCTCGTCGTCTACAACAACTTCTCCGGCATGGTGTCCCGCTCGGAGATGGTGTGGCTGCGCCACCTGGACCCGGACAACCTGCACGCGCGTGGCGTCGGCCGGGGCCTCGCGCTGGGGGACGAGCTCGACGCGTCCGAGGCCATTCAACAGACACTCAAGTCCACCTTCGAGCGGGGCGGCCTGCCGGCAGCCATCGTCGGCGTGGATGGCGGCACTGCGGGCGACGGCGAGGACGAAGTCGAGGACCTGCGCGCCAAGTACGAGGAGCGCTTCAGCGGCCCGGACTCGGCCGGGCTCGTCTGGTTCGTGAATGGCAAGACGACGCTCTCCCAGGTGCAGCAGGACTTCCGCGCGCTCCAGCTCGTGGAGGCCGAGAAGTCCCTGCGCGACTACGTGCGCCAGGTGTACAACGTGCCCCCGGAGCTGGTGGGCGATCTCACCAGCGCCAACCGCAGCACGAGCGAGGAGGCGAAGTACACGTTGGCGGAGTACGCCACCCTCCCGCGGCTGGAGTTCCTGCGCACCGAGTACCAGCTGCGCCTCGTGCCGCTCGTCGACCGGGACGCCGTGCTCGAGTACGACGACCCGCGCCCCCACTCCTGGGAGCGGCGCCTCAAGGCGATGACGAGCGCCTACGGCCCCCATGTCCTCATGAATGAGGCGCGCGAACTCGCGGGCCTGGCCCCGGACTCGAAGCTCAACGGCGTGCGCTTCCAGCCCCTGCCAGGCGCCCAGCCCGTGCAGGACGGGCCCCCCGAGCCACACAACGAGCCGCCCCCGCGCGGGCCTGCCAAGGGCTGA
- a CDS encoding DNA-packaging protein, with amino-acid sequence MVAMVAVQDNPLAGLPIIRPETHGRHSLSERAGLKFRDQLRRQRELGAKLTADFALDGHLRMSPAEVLAWHYDPTLWRRPVQTPPSGVWRTWFLLGGRGAGKTYAGSIAVIEEAQADPEARILIVGPTDSEIRKTQLEGPSGILSLAPPWFRPVHRRSKRTLDFPNGAKAFYVPAQNPDKLRGYNVSLVWADEIVAWKKSPEEVYRECRRVARIQTSRMRAQGLPARLIITTTPNPNPLFREILSDRDGLVLACSSTFDNAANLDGKYIAYARRLQNTTIGRREFHGELLFLEDACLYGKVDWNASRVESVEAIAPREGKPLFDKLVVSVDPATGEKKDSDLHGIVVEGIREEADGLLHTYVLQDASLRSPEPTTWAQAAVDALHRWEHLAPKRKAFIFAETNTGGSLVKNVIRSVDGKVKVKGMRAMQSKAERAAPVSAMAEARLVHMVGKHHRLEEQLAKFTGQDGGHGRDDRADAFAWPIYLYVCPKRQNAGVAGRPAEAQEDEDDE; translated from the coding sequence ATGGTCGCCATGGTCGCGGTGCAGGACAACCCGCTCGCGGGCCTGCCCATCATCCGCCCCGAGACGCACGGGCGCCATTCGCTCTCCGAGCGCGCGGGGCTCAAGTTCCGCGACCAGTTGCGCCGCCAGCGCGAGCTGGGCGCGAAGCTCACCGCCGACTTCGCCCTCGACGGGCACCTGCGCATGAGCCCCGCGGAGGTGCTCGCCTGGCACTACGACCCCACCCTGTGGCGACGTCCCGTGCAGACGCCGCCCTCGGGGGTGTGGCGCACCTGGTTCCTGTTGGGCGGGCGCGGAGCGGGCAAGACGTACGCCGGCAGCATCGCCGTCATCGAGGAGGCCCAGGCGGACCCCGAGGCCCGCATCCTCATCGTCGGCCCCACCGACTCGGAGATCCGCAAGACGCAGCTGGAGGGCCCGAGCGGCATCCTCTCGCTCGCCCCGCCGTGGTTCCGCCCGGTGCACCGGCGCAGCAAGCGCACGCTGGACTTCCCGAACGGGGCGAAGGCCTTCTATGTGCCCGCCCAGAACCCCGACAAGCTGCGCGGGTACAACGTCAGCCTCGTCTGGGCGGATGAGATTGTCGCCTGGAAGAAGTCGCCCGAGGAGGTCTATCGGGAGTGCCGCCGCGTCGCCCGAATCCAGACGTCGCGGATGCGCGCCCAGGGCCTGCCGGCGCGGCTCATCATCACCACCACGCCCAATCCCAACCCGCTCTTTCGAGAGATTCTCTCGGACCGGGACGGGCTGGTGCTCGCGTGCTCGTCCACCTTCGACAACGCAGCCAACCTGGACGGGAAGTACATCGCCTACGCGCGGCGGCTTCAGAACACCACCATCGGCCGCCGGGAGTTCCACGGCGAGCTGCTCTTCCTCGAGGACGCGTGCCTCTACGGCAAGGTGGACTGGAATGCCTCGCGCGTGGAGAGCGTGGAGGCCATCGCCCCGCGTGAGGGCAAGCCGCTCTTCGACAAGCTGGTGGTGAGCGTCGACCCGGCCACCGGGGAGAAGAAGGACAGCGACCTGCACGGGATTGTCGTGGAGGGGATTCGCGAGGAGGCGGATGGCCTCTTGCACACGTACGTGCTGCAGGACGCCTCGCTTCGCTCCCCCGAGCCCACTACCTGGGCCCAGGCGGCCGTGGACGCGCTGCACCGCTGGGAGCACCTGGCGCCGAAGAGGAAGGCCTTCATCTTCGCGGAGACGAACACCGGCGGCTCGCTGGTGAAGAACGTCATCCGCTCTGTGGACGGCAAGGTGAAGGTGAAGGGCATGCGCGCCATGCAGTCCAAGGCCGAGCGCGCGGCCCCGGTGTCCGCCATGGCCGAGGCGCGCCTGGTGCACATGGTGGGCAAACACCACCGCCTCGAGGAGCAGCTCGCCAAGTTCACCGGTCAGGACGGCGGCCACGGTCGCGACGACCGGGCGGACGCCTTCGCCTGGCCCATTTACCTGTACGTGTGCCCGAAGCGGCAGAACGCCGGCGTGGCGGGGCGTCCCGCCGAGGCCCAGGAGGACGAGGACGACGAGTAG
- a CDS encoding helix-turn-helix transcriptional regulator, translating to MKVDECNQQERRPGLVAVPEGGLWDCERVAAFLGVSKSWVWKQVRENLGLPYVTLGARNYRFDPAKVRAWVQAQSKSGQAG from the coding sequence GTGAAAGTGGATGAGTGCAATCAGCAGGAGCGCCGGCCAGGACTGGTGGCGGTGCCCGAAGGTGGCCTGTGGGACTGCGAGCGGGTGGCTGCCTTCCTCGGGGTAAGCAAGTCGTGGGTGTGGAAGCAGGTGCGAGAGAATCTCGGACTGCCCTACGTGACGCTCGGGGCACGCAACTACCGCTTCGACCCCGCGAAGGTGCGCGCGTGGGTGCAGGCTCAGTCGAAGTCGGGACAGGCAGGGTGA
- a CDS encoding tyrosine-type recombinase/integrase, whose amino-acid sequence MTSAYFRPNAKGKAVLAAGKRLQRRAPDFGTWWIRYRDAAGRTARERTAARMEAEAERIAQEKAMQAERVAAGLAAPAPVPMTCDELFTKYVASTQHQPSQEPKRSVIRKWFAPHFKKKPVAAVTPADCDGLLQQARAQGMADTTVRNLHSLGRIVFKYAMRLGARRDNPWAEVPRPKVAKRKPRFLSRAQVAALLSGAGHHRLLLLVAVLSGLRRGEIAGLRWADIHWEEGPYGIIHVRHSWGRDTTKGGEERLVPVHPALHPELLAAFKAAPRSKRGDLVEELVFASPEGGMRGRGWDTAKLLGRVARWAGQELPEGFTFHDLRKTFLTHLIMDSGGNIGAGQLLAGHSSPTITANYYFGKDVGFLVEAVGGLKLVPSVAGADKHTASTRPVKAVPPATKRHKNVL is encoded by the coding sequence GTGACGAGCGCGTACTTCCGGCCCAACGCGAAGGGGAAGGCGGTGCTCGCGGCGGGCAAGCGCCTGCAGCGCCGTGCGCCTGACTTCGGCACCTGGTGGATCCGTTATCGGGACGCCGCGGGCCGGACCGCGCGCGAGCGCACGGCGGCGAGGATGGAGGCGGAGGCCGAGCGCATCGCCCAGGAGAAGGCGATGCAGGCGGAGCGGGTGGCGGCTGGCCTTGCCGCACCGGCCCCAGTGCCCATGACGTGCGACGAACTCTTCACGAAGTACGTGGCCAGCACGCAGCACCAGCCCTCGCAGGAGCCCAAGCGCTCTGTCATCAGGAAGTGGTTCGCGCCCCACTTCAAGAAGAAGCCCGTGGCGGCCGTCACCCCGGCCGACTGTGACGGCCTGCTCCAGCAGGCGCGAGCACAGGGCATGGCGGACACCACCGTGCGCAATCTGCACTCGCTCGGGCGCATCGTGTTCAAGTACGCCATGCGGCTCGGGGCCCGGCGGGACAATCCCTGGGCGGAGGTGCCGCGTCCGAAGGTGGCGAAGAGGAAGCCTCGGTTCCTGTCGCGGGCGCAGGTGGCGGCGCTCCTGAGCGGCGCTGGACACCACCGGCTGTTGCTACTCGTCGCCGTGCTCTCGGGGTTGCGGCGCGGAGAGATCGCCGGGCTGCGGTGGGCGGACATTCACTGGGAGGAGGGCCCATACGGCATCATCCACGTGCGGCACAGCTGGGGGCGCGACACCACGAAGGGCGGCGAGGAGCGCCTGGTGCCCGTCCACCCAGCGCTCCACCCGGAGTTGCTCGCCGCCTTCAAGGCCGCGCCTCGCAGCAAGCGCGGCGACCTCGTCGAGGAGCTCGTCTTCGCGTCGCCGGAGGGCGGCATGCGCGGCCGGGGGTGGGACACCGCGAAGCTCTTGGGCCGCGTCGCCCGCTGGGCCGGGCAGGAACTGCCCGAGGGCTTCACCTTCCACGACTTGAGGAAGACGTTCCTGACCCACCTGATCATGGACTCGGGCGGCAACATCGGCGCCGGCCAACTCCTGGCCGGCCATTCCAGCCCGACCATCACCGCCAACTACTACTTCGGGAAGGATGTGGGCTTCCTGGTGGAGGCAGTTGGCGGGTTGAAGCTCGTGCCGTCCGTAGCTGGTGCCGACAAGCACACTGCGAGCACACGGCCTGTCAAAGCAGTCCCACCCGCCACCAAGAGGCATAAAAATGTTCTGTAA
- a CDS encoding FAD-binding oxidoreductase: MSPPALSLLDDLRGGLSGPLRTTLEELELYAHDFGGLVRRVPRMVVRARCEADVVHTLRVARAHGVRVTVRGSGHSTRGQTLDEGGIILDNRAEGGEVRLLDGGRVEVSARTRWAQVEEALNAAGRTLPVLTSASGTTVGGTLSEGGFGSRSLHQGAQVDHVERLRLVLADGTALWCGPGEDPDLFRLALAGFGQVGVIERVVLDTLPSRPLTRLQLNPHGGLSDLVEAVAWTETWRESTPEHFLGLWKEGRFWSVFGRDFSDEASATRAPLPEPLAHMTRERAEIDAPPQLLTWSDEDDTRQRHPWRRRVWCDYCLDLEGLRGFARFLEGRPGWMSGMESVCLLGLANPPGRTRGPFDIRPPSQRAEHLYALGLYHGVDVGDGPGLQAAEALHQACLEWCVRAGGRPSLRGGSVLDVATLRGLYAEDLSLLRTWRASRDPSGLLNPHGLPAGLVLE, translated from the coding sequence ATGAGTCCCCCTGCCCTGTCCCTGTTGGATGATCTGCGCGGTGGACTCAGCGGCCCCCTGCGCACCACCCTGGAAGAACTCGAGCTGTATGCCCATGACTTCGGGGGACTCGTGCGCCGGGTGCCCCGGATGGTGGTACGGGCACGGTGCGAGGCGGACGTGGTGCACACCCTGCGGGTGGCCCGCGCCCATGGGGTTCGCGTCACCGTGCGCGGCTCCGGCCACAGCACCCGCGGCCAGACCCTGGACGAGGGAGGCATCATCCTCGACAACCGCGCGGAGGGAGGCGAGGTGCGCCTGCTCGACGGGGGCCGCGTGGAGGTCTCCGCCCGCACGCGATGGGCCCAGGTGGAGGAGGCGCTCAACGCCGCGGGCAGGACGCTGCCCGTGCTCACGTCCGCGTCCGGCACCACCGTGGGCGGAACGTTGTCCGAGGGCGGCTTCGGCTCGCGTTCGCTCCACCAGGGCGCGCAGGTGGACCACGTCGAGCGGCTGCGGCTCGTCCTCGCGGATGGCACCGCCCTCTGGTGTGGCCCCGGGGAGGACCCGGACCTCTTCCGCCTCGCGCTGGCGGGCTTCGGCCAGGTGGGTGTCATCGAGCGCGTGGTGCTCGACACCCTGCCCTCGCGGCCGCTGACCCGCTTGCAGCTCAACCCCCACGGCGGCCTGAGCGACCTGGTGGAGGCCGTGGCGTGGACCGAGACGTGGCGGGAGTCCACCCCCGAGCACTTCCTCGGCCTCTGGAAGGAGGGCCGTTTCTGGTCCGTCTTCGGACGGGACTTCTCCGACGAGGCCAGCGCCACGCGGGCCCCGCTGCCCGAGCCCCTGGCGCACATGACGCGGGAGCGGGCGGAGATCGACGCCCCCCCTCAACTCCTCACCTGGAGCGACGAGGACGACACGCGCCAGCGCCACCCCTGGCGCCGCCGGGTGTGGTGCGACTACTGCCTGGATCTGGAGGGGCTGCGTGGCTTCGCGCGCTTCCTCGAGGGGCGGCCCGGGTGGATGTCCGGGATGGAGAGCGTTTGCCTGCTAGGGCTGGCCAACCCTCCAGGCCGCACGCGCGGGCCCTTCGACATCAGGCCGCCCTCCCAACGCGCGGAACACCTGTATGCCCTGGGCCTCTACCACGGCGTGGACGTGGGGGACGGGCCCGGGCTCCAGGCGGCCGAGGCGCTCCACCAGGCCTGCCTCGAGTGGTGCGTGCGCGCCGGTGGTCGTCCCTCCCTGCGCGGGGGGAGCGTCCTCGACGTGGCCACCCTCCGGGGGCTCTACGCGGAAGACCTCTCCCTCCTGCGGACATGGCGCGCGTCCCGGGATCCCTCCGGTCTGCTCAATCCCCACGGGCTGCCGGCGGGCCTCGTGCTGGAGTAG